GGAGAAGCTTCGTCTCTTTCAcgttctccttcttctcctcttcaaaCAGAACCACATCCCCAATCTCCCAAGTTTTATCGTAATCATTATGTCTTTTCCGGTGATCACTCATCTTACAACAGTTCGAGTAGGTTCTGTCTCCGATCTCCGTCTGATTACTCGCTTTCGAGTTATTTCTCAAACGGGTTGTGTTCTTCTGAGGATGGTTCGTCTCAGTTCGCTTCTCCTCCACTCGATGGCTTGATGACCAAGTATAATTTTGGTGGTGATGATTTAGGTCTATGCGAAAGTTTCGATCTTCTGaatgttggagaagaagacaagactCATCACCAAACTCAGAGGAGCAGTTTTGGTAACTATGAAGCTAATGGAGATGGTGGATTCCGATATTACTCTGGTTTTGGAGTTGATCAAAAGGATCATCAAATTTCTAATTCTTGGAATCTGGGAATGCAGAGTTGTAACATGAACAATTACTCTGTTCCGGTACATGGAAAAAGCGGTGTTGGAGCATTGTTTGATCATCAAGGAATTAGCAGTAACCCTAATGAGAGTCTGCCTAAAGTATCTGAATTCCAGggatatgtttattttatggCTAAAGATCAACATGGTTGCAGATTCTTACAGTGGATCTTTGAAGATGGAAGTGCTTTAGATGCTCTGGTTATTTTCAGTGAAGTGATTCCTCATGTTGTTGAGCTTATGATGGATCCTTTTGGTAATTACTTGATGCAGAAACTATTAGATGTTTGTAATGAAGAACAAAGGACACAGATCATACTCATGGTCACTTCAGAACCTGGTCAGCTTATTCGAATATCTCTCAACGCTTATGGGTAAGAGATTTCTCTGTGTAATCAATTTGATGTCAAGCTAATTAGGGttgtttttgattgttttgttttgtgtgtggttAAAGTACTCGAGTTGTTCAGAGATTAGTGGAATCAATCAAGAC
This sequence is a window from Arabidopsis thaliana chromosome 1 sequence. Protein-coding genes within it:
- the PUM8 gene encoding pumilio 8 (pumilio 8 (PUM8); FUNCTIONS IN: RNA binding, binding; LOCATED IN: cytoplasm; EXPRESSED IN: 14 plant structures; EXPRESSED DURING: 8 growth stages; CONTAINS InterPro DOMAIN/s: Pumilio RNA-binding repeat (InterPro:IPR001313), Armadillo-like helical (InterPro:IPR011989), Armadillo-type fold (InterPro:IPR016024); BEST Arabidopsis thaliana protein match is: pumilio 7 (TAIR:AT1G78160.1); Has 2896 Blast hits to 1722 proteins in 232 species: Archae - 0; Bacteria - 0; Metazoa - 700; Fungi - 827; Plants - 762; Viruses - 0; Other Eukaryotes - 607 (source: NCBI BLink).); translation: MMRGEFGEASSLSRSPSSPLQTEPHPQSPKFYRNHYVFSGDHSSYNSSSRFCLRSPSDYSLSSYFSNGLCSSEDGSSQFASPPLDGLMTKYNFGGDDLGLCESFDLLNVGEEDKTHHQTQRSSFGNYEANGDGGFRYYSGFGVDQKDHQISNSWNLGMQSCNMNNYSVPVHGKSGVGALFDHQGISSNPNESLPKVSEFQGYVYFMAKDQHGCRFLQWIFEDGSALDALVIFSEVIPHVVELMMDPFGNYLMQKLLDVCNEEQRTQIILMVTSEPGQLIRISLNAYGTRVVQRLVESIKTRKQISLVKSALRPGFLNLIRDLNGNHVIQRCLQCLSTEDNEFIFEDATKFCIDIATHRHGCCVLQKCIAYSSGLQREKLVTEISRNSLFLAQDPYGNYAVQFVLELRDFSAIAAMLAQLKGHYVELSMQKFSSHMVERCLTHCPESRPQIVRELISVPHFDILIQDPYANFVIQAALAVTKGSLHATLVEVIRPHSILRNNPYCKRIFSRNLLKN